One window from the genome of Anopheles coluzzii chromosome X, AcolN3, whole genome shotgun sequence encodes:
- the LOC120952038 gene encoding myosin-2 isoform X2 — translation MAEVPSPKMEESFWRGVVLRWVERSGLNPGQDYIDLAACYDSFRSKLKGAYELQEATVAEFMRAKFPRFELRLGPGGEIPESEYVYVFSLMLYFSCIKHPVPYFQNIGKEFDEPFQYSMKAFLHSFVSEGSKEMRIDRAFLERAFGNAARSAPACRADAGSSATLCQSAVQMITSTPNGKREMKKPSPVTPKSVALEWKVKNLSELLVTARAENTSQERQIEQLLQSVQELQEEKRRNLAKISALELKEACVCMSDAVDYLAHPLGRATEQLQKQLESKNRSIEALEEELSRAKETASTEMERYRAMKKQYATLEEDNQLMKLTAEALREELAAKDGANQNLAEAVNDLRRFIRENHLTNGQPMEPLESSFEFLDRSFKNVTPGNDSLCNDAETLAATVVDVKLKEKEHENECLNRKVQELEQRWEEQCKAHAQELARMQTEAQRLAQTLEACEQAKAQLEKHLEREKATTNELNAWKVQLNQQLADAKVLMDKKVAEQQQSLGRALEQAKAELVDQLLKYQTIMELVENEKKQLVKQREEIKASMSAENAELRRSLEAIEQNKTQLAASLKMERALVEDLTRRNQELQAQKSQLKEEFETSKASTDAKIAALLQSLDANEQNKAQLADNLEREMAKTRNLTSRNTELDVVKKQLTEELELVKTSMHESNAGLQRSLDALEHTKTQLADNLEQEMAKTADLNRLTEELEAEKKQLMQELEIQKKQLMQELEVAKTSMSENNAELQRSLKAIEQTKLQLADNLKKEIAKTADLYRRTEELEVEKKQLTQELEVAKTSKSENIAELQRSLEAIEQTKLQLANNLEKEIAKTADLNRRTEELEVEKKQLTQELEVAKTSMSENIAELQRSLEAIEQTKLQLADNLEKEIAKTADLNRRTEELEAEKKQLTQELEVAKTSMSENNAELQRSLEAIEQTKLQLADNLEKEIAKTADLNRRTEELEAEKKQLMQELEVAKTSMSESITELQRSLKAIEQTKLQLSENLEKEIAKTADLNRRTEELEVEKKQLMQELEVAKSSESENIAELQRSLKAIEQTKLQLADNLEKEIAKTADLNRRTEELEVEKKQLLQELEVAKTSMSENNAELQRSLKAIEQTKLQFADNLEKEIAKTADLNRRTEELEVEKKQLLQELEVAKTSMSENIAELQRSLEAIEQTKLQFADNLEKEIAKTADLNRRTEELEVEKKQLTQELEVAKSSGSENIAELQRSLKAIEQTKLQLADNLEKEIAKTADLNRRTEELEVEKKQLMQELEVAKTSMSENIAELQRSLKAIEQTKLQLADNLEKEIAKTADLNRRTEVLEVEKKQLTQELDDMKTTNAALRQSLEVLELTKTQITNSLELELVKIGDLKHQLKAMDEAKTLAEKLGDSGRSEMLAKISLLQQNLEEEREKSEEINCQYLAMKRQADDLDAQCTKLMKSLSENRTEVSDLQQQLAGKTAELEQLKLQYETKQSQKAKEEDLDRLALENEKTSLQQEVARLQAAMDEKTDTLRRSLESVQEAKSQLAHDLEKERQRAVGQQAETADKLAVLQQQLDQERQKCEELNRQYLAAKRQAEELTAKCTEQAQKLSDDGGQLPSLQQEIVAKEAQLETLKAQYDKVLAENEQYVTDCEILSVKLYCARKKHTEMEAEWAQERAALKKELHEKLHESRIEHQNTMEKMKNHMVKLHEESKTKLEHDKQGLAAMAEGYRRKIENLESRCTMLQKQLAEMNERNLETRKENQLLQLRLKTIEEHQGSDRKSLMLPSQSSLRSNLQMEDEVGELFDNMYLTELKNGRCTPPDAMHADFDRYSELSRRNSRQPPHLRTNYMALAPDCIPPQDDTGDNISTTFDDSSTGLITRRKVSGITSYKRPGPPTPSKRAGRLSLNGPLMPGPAEVQYRDALRDTNANGAAAQDASAARTGRTKTPGKFKQMMSASSLLSNFQPRDENTSPRRRLSWFNKGKKY, via the exons atggCAGAAGTTCCGTCGCCGAAAATGGAAGAAAGCTTCTGGCGTGGGGTGGTGCTGCGATGG GTGGAACGTTCCGGCCTGAACCCCGGCCAGGATTACATCGATCTGGCCGCTTGCTACGACAGCTTCCGCAGCAAGCTGAAGGGTGCGTACGAGCTGCAGGAAGCGACCGTCGCGGAGTTTATGCGTGCCAAGTTTCCGCGCTTCGAGCTGCGGTTGGGCCCGGGCGGCGAGATTCCCGAGAGCGAGTACGTGTACGTCTTCTCGCTGATGCTTTACTTCTCCTGCATCAAGCACCCGGTGCCGTACTTTCAAAACATTGGCAAAGAGTTCGACGAACCGTTCCAGTACAGCATGAAAGCGTTTCTCCACTCGTTCGTGTCGGAGGGCAGCAAGGAAATGCGCATCGATCGTGCGTTTCTGGAGCGAGCGTTCGGGAACGCAGCACGATCGGCGCCCGCGTGCAGGGCGGACGCCGGGTCCAGCGCTACCCTCTGCCAAAGCGCGGTACAAATGATCACCAGCACGCCGAACGGCAAGCGCGAGATGAAGAAACCGTCCCCGGTGACGCCTAAAAGTGTGGCGCTCGAGTGGAAGGTGAAGAATCTGTCCGAGCTGCTCGTAACGGCCCGCGCCGAAAACACCAGCCAGGAGAGGCAGATCGAGCAGCTGCTCCAGAGCGTGCAGGAGCTGCAGGAGGAGAAGCGGCGCAATCTGGCGAAAATCAGCGCGCTCGAGCTGAAGGAAGCGTGCGTGTGCATGAGCGACGCGGTGGACTATCTGGCGCACCCGCTGGGCCGGGCGACCGagcagctgcagaagcagctcGAATCGAAGAACCGCTCCATCGAGGCGCTGGAGGAGGAGCTGAGCAGGGCGAAGGAGACGGCCAGCACGGAGATGGAGCGGTACCGGGCGATGAAGAAACAGTACGCCACGCTCGAGGAGGACAATCAGCTGATGAAGCTGACGGCCGAGGCGCTGAGGGAGGAGCTGGCCGCGAAGGACGGCGCCAATCAAAACCTAGCGGAAGCGGTGAACGATTTGCGGCGCTTCATCAGGGAAAACCACTTGACCAACGGGCAGCCGATGGAGCCGCTGGAAAGTTCGTTCGAGTTTTTGGACAGATCGTTTAAAAATGTGACCCCGGGCAACGATAGCCTGTGCAACGATGCGGAAACGCTGGCGGCGACGGTTGTGGACGTGAAGCTAAAGGAGAAGGAGCACGAAAATGAGTGCCTGAACAGAAAGGTACAAGAGCTGGAACAGCGATGGGAGGAGCAGTGTAAGGCACACGCGCAGGAACTCGCGCGGATGCAAACGGAGGCACAGCGGCTGGCCCAAACACTTGAAGCATGCGAGCAGGCCAAAGCGCAGCTCGAGAAACATCTGGAAAGGGAAAAGGCCACGACGAACGAACTGAATGCTTGGAAAGTACAGCTGAATCAGCAGTTAGCAGATGCAAAGGTTTTAATGGATAAGAAGGTGGCCGAGCAGCAACAATCATTAGGACGCGCGTTGGAACAAGCTAAAGCGGAACTCGTAGACCAGCTGCTAAAGTACCAGACCATTATGGAGCTGGTAGAAAACGAGAAGAAACAATTGGTAAAGCAGCGTGAAGAGATAAAGGCTTCGATGAGCGCGGAGAACGCTGAGCTCCGTCGATCATTAGAAGCGATCGAgcagaacaaaacacaacttgcagctagtttgaaaatggaacGGGCGTTGGTAGAGGATCTGACTCGTCGTAATCAGGAGCTGCAGGCCCAAAAGTCCCAGCTGAAAGAGGAGTTTGAAACTTCGAAGGCCTCAACGGATGCAAAGATTGCGGCGCTACTGCAATCGTTGGAcgcaaacgaacaaaacaaagctcAGCTTGCCGACAATCTGGAAAGGGAAATGGCAAAGACGCGGAACCTAACTAGTAGGAATACGGAGCTAGATGTCGTCAAGAAACAACTGACGGAAGAGCTTGAGTTGGTCAAGACATCCATGCATGAGAGCAATGCAGGATTGCAACGATCGCTGGATGCGTTGGAACATACCAAAACACAACTTGCTGACAATCTCGAACAGGAAATGGCTAAGACTGCTGATCTGAACCGTCTGACGGAGGAGCTTGAAGCTGAAAAGAAGCAGCTGATGCAGGAGCTTGAAATTCAGAAGAAGCAACTGATGCAGGAGCTTGAAGTTGCTAAAACATCGATGAGTGAGAACAACGCCGAACTCCAACGATCTTTGAAAGCGATCGAACAAACTAAACTGCAACTTGCAGATAATCTGAAGAAGGAAATCGCTAAGACAGCTGATCTGTACCGTCGGACGGAGGAGCTGGAAGTTGAGAAGAAACAGCTGACGCAGGAGCTTGAAGTTGCAAAAACTTCGAAGAGTGAGAACATCGCCGAACTCCAACGATCTTTGGAAGCGATCGAACAAACTAAACTGCAACTCGCAAACAATCTGGAGAAGGAAATCGCCAAGACAGCTGATCTGAACCGTCGGACGGAGGAGCTTGAAGTTGAGAAGAAACAGCTGACGCAGGAGCTTGAAGTTGCTAAAACATCGATGAGTGAGAACATCGCCGAACTCCAAAGATCTTTGGAAGCGATCGAACAAACTAAACTTCAACTCGCAGACAATCTGGAAAAGGAAATCGCCAAGACAGCTGATCTGAACCGTCGGACGGAGGAGCTTGAAGCTGAAAAGAAGCAGCTGACGCAGGAGCTTGAAGTTGCTAAAACATCGATGAGTGAGAACAATGCCGAACTCCAACGATCTTTGGAAGCGATCGAACAAACTAAACTTCAACTCGCAGACAATCTGGAGAAGGAAATCGCCAAGACAGCTGATCTGAACCGTCGGACGGAGGAGCTTGAAGCTGAAAAGAAGCAGCTGATGCAGGAGCTTGAAGTTGCTAAAACATCGATGAGTGAGAGCATCACCGAACTCCAACGATCTTTGAAAGCGATCGAACAAACTAAACTGCAACTCTCAGAAAATCTGGAAAAGGAAATCGCTAAGACAGCTGATCTGAACCGTCGGACAGAGGAGCTTGAAGTTGAGAAGAAACAGCTGATGCAGGAGCTTGAAGTTGCAAAATCATCGGAGAGTGAGAACATCGCCGAACTCCAACGATCTTTGAAAGCGATCGAACAAACTAAACTCCAACTCGCAGACAATCTGGAAAAGGAAATCGCCAAGACAGCTGATCTGAACCGTCGGACGGAGGAGCTTGAAGTTGAGAAGAAGCAGCTGTTGCAGGAG CTTGAAGTTGCTAAAACATCGATGAGTGAGAACAACGCTGAACTCCAACGATCTTTGAAAGCGATCGAACAAACTAAACTCCAATTCGCAGACAATCTGGAAAAGGAAATCGCCAAGACAGCTGATCTGAACCGTCGGACGGAGGAGCTGGAAGTTGAGAAGAAGCAGCTGTTGCAGGAGCTTGAAGTTGCAAAAACATCGATGAGTGAGAACATCGCCGAACTCCAAAGATCTTTGGAAGCGATCGAACAAACTAAACTCCAATTCGCAGACAATCTGGAAAAGGAAATCGCCAAGACAGCTGATCTGAACCGTCGGACGGAGGAGCTTGAAGTTGAGAAGAAGCAGCTGACGCAGGAGCTTGAAGTTGCAAAATCATCGGGGAGTGAGAACATCGCCGAACTCCAACGATCTTTGAAAGCGATCGAACAAACTAAACTCCAACTCGCAGACAATCTGGAGAAGGAAATCGCCAAGACAGCTGATCTGAACCGTCGGACGGAGGAGCTTGAAGTTGAGAAGAAGCAGCTGATGCAGGAGCTTGAAGTTGCAAAAACATCGATGAGTGAGAACATCGCCGAACTCCAACGATCTTTGAAAGCGATCGAACAAACTAAACTCCAACTCGCAGACAATCTGGAAAAGGAAATCGCCAAGACAGCTGATCTAAACCGTCGGACGGAGGTGCTTGAAGTGGAGAAGAAGCAGCTGACGCAGGAGCTTGATGATATGAAGACTACGAATGCAGCGCTGCGTCAATCGTTAGAAGTGCTCGAGCTAACCAAAACGCAAATCACGAACAGCTTAGAACTGGAATTGGTTAAAATCGGGGATCTGAAGCATCAACTTAAGGCAATGGACGAGGCGAAGACTCTGGCGGAAAAGCTAGGCGACAGTGGGCGGTCGGAAATGCTTGCGAAAATATCGCTACTGCAGCAGAACCtggaggaagagagagaaaaatcgGAGGAAATCAATTGTCAATACTTAGCAATGAAACGGCAGGCCGACGATCTAGATGCGCAGTGTACAAAGCTGATGAAATCGTTATCGGAAAATCGGACAGAAGTGTCCGATCTGCAACAGCAGCTTGCGGGCAAGACAGCGGAACTTGAGCAGCTGAAGTTGCAGTACGAAACGAAACAGTCCCAAAAGGCAAAGGAAGAGGATCTGGACCGTCTGGCGCTCGAAAATGAAAAGACCAGCCTACAGCAAGAGGTCGCTCGTTTACAAGCGGCGATGGACGAGAAGACGGACACGCTGCGCCGATCGCTCGAGAGCGTCCAGGAAGCGAAATCGCAGCTCGCCCACGACCTCGAAAAGGAGAGACAAAGAGCGGTAGGCCAGCAAGCGGAAACGGCCGACAAGCTAGCCGTGCTGCAGCAACAGCTCGACCAGGAACGGCAAAAGTGCGAAGAGCTCAACCGGCAGTACCTGGCAGCGAAACGGCAGGCGGAAGAGCTGACCGCAAAGTGCACCGAGCAGGCGCAGAAGTTGTCCGACGATGGTGGCCAGCTGCCCAGCCTGCAGCAGGAGATTGTCGCGAAGGAGGCGCAGCTGGAAACGCTGAAGGCACAGTACGACAAGGTACTGGCCGAGAACGAGCAGTACGTCACGGATTGTGAAATATTGTCGGTGAAGCTGTACTGTGCGCGGAAGAAGCACACCGAGATGGAAGCGGAATGGGCCCAGGAGCGTGCCGCCCTAAAGAAGGAGCTGCACGAGAAGCTGCACGAGTCGCGGATCGAGCACCAGAACACCATGGAGAAGATGAAGAATCATATG gTAAAGCTACACGAAGAATCGAAAACAAAGCTAGAACACGACAAACAGGGACTGGCAGCAATGGCGGAAGGCTACCGCAGAAAG ATTGAAAACTTGGAATCGCGCTGCACCatgctgcagaagcagctggCCGAAATGAACGAACGCAATCTAGAAACGCGCAAGGAGaaccagctgctgcagctcagGCTGAAAACGATCGAGGAGCACCAGGGCAGCGATCGAAAGTCGCTAATGCTGCCCTCCCAGTCCAGCCTTC GCTCCAATCTGCAGATGGAGGATGAAGTGGGCGAGCTGTTCGATAACATGTATCTGACCGAGCTGAAGAATGGCCGCTGTACGCCGCCCGATGCGATGCACGCCGACTTCGACCGCTACTCCGAGCTGTCCCGGCGCAACTCGAGGCAGCCGCCGCACCTCCGCACCAACTACATGGCCCTCGCACCGGACTGTATACCGCCGCAGGATGACACTGGG GATAACATTTCGACCACGTTCGACGACAGCTCCACCGGGCTGATAACGCGCCGAAAGGTTAGCGGCATCACCTCGTACAAGCGGCCCGGCCCGCCGACGCCGAGCAAGCGGGCCGGCCGCCTCTCGCTCAACGGTCCGCTCATGCCGGGCCCGGCCGAGGTGCAGTACCGGGATGCGTTGCGGGACACGAACGCGAATGGTGCGGCCGCGCAGGACGCATCGGCGGCCCGGACCGGGCGGACGAAGACGCCCGGCAAGTTCAAGCAGATGATGAGTGCGTCCAGCCTGCTGAGCAACTTCCAGCCGCGCGATGAG AACACCTCACCGAGGCGACGGCTCAGCTGGTTTAACAAAGGCAAAAAGTATTGA